One genomic region from Acaryochloris thomasi RCC1774 encodes:
- a CDS encoding sodium-dependent bicarbonate transport family permease — MDFLSDFLTLFLAKLQSPTLGFLIGGMVVAAVNSRLTIPDPIYKFIVFMLLLKVGLSGGIAIREANLAEMLLPAAFAMIVGILIVFIGRYTLAKLPNVKTVDAIATAGLFGAVSGSTLAAALTLLETEGIEYEAWAAALYPFMDIPALVTAIVLASIYNNKQKQRRAAEEQLSKQEYLSKQPVASGGYSSGQNVAAGGRPKKQQVERVKVWPIVKESLQGSALSALLLGLALGILTQPESVFESFYEPLFRGLLSILMLVMGMEATARLGELRKVGQWYALYAFVAPLLHGLIAFGFGMIAHVITGFSLGGVVIMAVIAASSSDISGPPTLRAGIPSANPSAYIGSSTAVGTPVALALGIPLYIGLAQALAGG, encoded by the coding sequence GTGGATTTTTTGTCTGATTTTTTGACGCTCTTCTTGGCGAAGTTGCAGTCCCCGACACTTGGCTTTCTGATTGGTGGCATGGTCGTTGCCGCCGTCAATAGCCGTCTGACCATTCCAGATCCGATTTATAAGTTCATCGTCTTCATGCTGCTGCTAAAAGTTGGCCTGAGCGGTGGTATTGCAATCCGCGAGGCCAATCTAGCAGAGATGCTGTTGCCCGCAGCGTTCGCCATGATAGTGGGTATCCTGATCGTGTTCATCGGTCGCTACACATTGGCCAAGCTGCCGAACGTCAAAACCGTAGATGCCATCGCGACCGCGGGCTTGTTTGGTGCCGTGAGTGGCTCGACCCTCGCCGCCGCCCTGACCCTACTGGAAACAGAAGGCATCGAATACGAAGCCTGGGCCGCTGCCCTCTATCCCTTTATGGATATCCCCGCACTCGTGACCGCGATCGTCTTAGCGAGCATCTATAACAACAAGCAGAAGCAGCGCCGTGCCGCAGAAGAGCAGCTCAGCAAGCAGGAGTATCTCAGTAAGCAACCCGTTGCCTCAGGTGGTTATTCCAGTGGGCAGAACGTTGCTGCAGGCGGGCGTCCCAAGAAACAGCAAGTTGAGCGGGTCAAAGTATGGCCCATCGTCAAGGAAAGTCTTCAGGGGTCTGCCCTATCGGCACTGCTGCTGGGTCTTGCCCTAGGCATTCTAACCCAGCCAGAAAGTGTTTTTGAGAGCTTCTATGAACCCCTCTTCCGCGGCCTGCTTTCGATCCTGATGCTGGTCATGGGTATGGAGGCCACGGCAAGGCTCGGTGAGCTGCGTAAGGTGGGTCAGTGGTACGCTCTATATGCCTTTGTGGCCCCGCTTCTGCATGGGCTCATCGCCTTCGGCTTCGGCATGATTGCCCACGTCATCACGGGATTTAGCTTAGGTGGCGTCGTGATCATGGCCGTCATCGCCGCTTCCAGTTCAGATATCTCAGGGCCGCCCACTTTACGAGCCGGTATTCCTTCGGCCAATCCCTCTGCCTACATTGGCTCATCTACCGCCGTCGGCACGCCGGTTGCACTTGCCTTGGGCATACCGCTCTACATCGGACTTGCCCAGGCCCTGGCGGGTGGCTAA
- a CDS encoding P-II family nitrogen regulator, protein MAKPASKLVIVTEKLLLKKIAKIIDEAGATGYTVVDAGGKGSRNVRSSGRPAVSDTDSNVKIEVLTDSREMALKISDEIALQYFDDYSGIAYLCDAEVLSAHKFCGPDGC, encoded by the coding sequence ATGGCCAAGCCAGCAAGCAAGCTCGTCATCGTCACGGAAAAGTTGCTGCTGAAAAAGATCGCCAAGATCATCGACGAAGCCGGGGCGACCGGCTATACGGTGGTGGATGCTGGCGGTAAAGGCAGTCGCAACGTACGCTCGTCAGGACGACCTGCCGTTTCTGACACCGACTCGAATGTGAAGATTGAGGTGCTCACCGATAGTCGGGAGATGGCCCTGAAGATTTCGGATGAGATTGCATTGCAGTACTTCGACGATTATTCGGGCATCGCCTATCTTTGTGATGCAGAGGTGCTGAGCGCGCACAAGTTCTGTGGACCAGACGGCTGCTGA
- a CDS encoding potassium channel family protein — MPRLKRIQKSAGNDRYYAALKQRYRKTQQELFLGLLALLSVILTGTLWYWLVEGWRFIESLYMTVITLATVGFSEVQPLGDRGRLFTILLIVLGIVAVGYIVNRFTAAIVGGYFQEGMRLNQRRKLMQELSEHYILCGFGRTGRQIAEEFSVQKIPFVVVDADEEAVQRAQRMGFVAVQGDATQDNTLHLLKIEAAVCLVSALSSDAENLYTVLSARTLNPNIRIIARASGEDAIQKLQRVGSDAVISPYVTGGKRMAAAALRPQVMDFMDGIFSGGDRTYYMEEFLLDPLVCSQIGQTLKESKLRSLTGVLIVAIRREQGELIIGPTAEVQLQARDFLICLGTAEQLQIMNRTLCPINSSHLQRPLWE, encoded by the coding sequence TTGCCACGTCTGAAACGAATTCAAAAATCAGCGGGCAATGATCGCTACTATGCGGCGCTGAAGCAGAGATATCGAAAAACGCAGCAAGAACTTTTTCTGGGTCTTTTAGCGCTGCTCAGCGTCATCTTGACCGGAACCCTTTGGTATTGGCTCGTTGAGGGCTGGCGCTTCATAGAATCTCTCTATATGACCGTCATTACCCTAGCGACGGTGGGATTTTCCGAAGTGCAGCCCCTAGGCGATCGCGGTCGGCTGTTCACGATTTTACTGATCGTTTTGGGCATCGTTGCCGTCGGCTATATCGTCAACAGATTTACCGCCGCAATTGTGGGAGGCTACTTTCAAGAAGGAATGCGCTTAAATCAGCGTCGTAAACTCATGCAAGAACTGTCTGAGCATTATATTCTGTGCGGATTTGGGAGAACAGGACGTCAAATTGCCGAAGAGTTTTCTGTACAGAAGATTCCGTTTGTGGTGGTCGATGCCGACGAGGAAGCGGTGCAGCGGGCGCAGCGGATGGGTTTTGTGGCCGTGCAGGGGGATGCAACCCAAGATAATACCCTCCATTTACTGAAGATTGAGGCGGCCGTTTGTCTGGTCTCAGCCTTATCTTCCGATGCTGAAAATCTATACACTGTGCTCTCTGCTAGAACGCTCAACCCGAATATTCGCATTATTGCCCGGGCCAGTGGCGAAGATGCCATCCAGAAATTACAGCGAGTGGGGTCCGATGCGGTGATCTCGCCCTATGTAACGGGGGGCAAGCGCATGGCTGCTGCTGCGCTGCGTCCGCAGGTAATGGACTTTATGGACGGAATCTTTTCTGGTGGAGATCGCACTTATTACATGGAAGAGTTTTTGCTTGATCCACTGGTCTGCTCTCAAATTGGTCAAACCCTGAAGGAATCGAAGTTGAGATCGCTGACCGGGGTATTAATTGTCGCTATCCGGCGAGAGCAAGGTGAACTGATCATCGGGCCAACTGCTGAGGTGCAACTCCAGGCAAGAGATTTTCTGATTTGTTTAGGCACGGCTGAGCAGCTCCAAATCATGAACCGCACTCTTTGCCCCATCAACTCTAGTCACCTGCAGCGACCACTCTGGGAATAG
- the msrA gene encoding peptide-methionine (S)-S-oxide reductase MsrA — protein MFKRWFAIATLTLFFALYTWMPAVYAQDQAKAIFAGGCFWCMEKPFDELPGVISTTSGYTGGTKDNPTYEEVSSGNTGHAESVEVVYDPEQVSYDQLLDVYWHNVDPVDGGGQFCDRGSQYRPSIFYTSDDQKALAEQSKQTLEKSGQLPKPIQTTIVSASEFYPAEDYHQNYYETNSTWYHFYRFTCGRDQRLAKLWKQDNA, from the coding sequence ATGTTTAAGCGCTGGTTTGCGATCGCAACTCTAACTCTCTTCTTCGCTCTTTATACATGGATGCCTGCCGTTTACGCCCAGGACCAAGCCAAGGCCATCTTTGCTGGCGGCTGCTTCTGGTGCATGGAAAAGCCCTTTGATGAACTACCGGGCGTAATTTCGACCACCTCGGGCTATACCGGCGGTACAAAGGACAATCCAACATATGAAGAGGTCTCGTCAGGCAATACAGGCCACGCAGAGTCTGTGGAGGTCGTCTATGACCCAGAGCAGGTGAGCTATGACCAACTGCTTGATGTCTACTGGCACAACGTTGACCCCGTGGATGGGGGCGGACAGTTTTGCGATCGCGGCAGTCAATATCGCCCCAGCATCTTCTATACATCGGATGACCAAAAAGCTTTGGCAGAGCAGTCCAAACAAACGCTAGAGAAATCAGGTCAACTCCCGAAGCCGATTCAGACCACCATTGTTTCAGCCAGCGAGTTTTACCCTGCCGAAGATTATCACCAGAACTACTACGAAACAAACTCTACCTGGTATCACTTCTACCGCTTTACCTGTGGGCGAGATCAGCGACTAGCCAAGCTTTGGAAACAAGACAATGCTTAG
- a CDS encoding IS1/IS1595 family N-terminal zinc-binding domain-containing protein, which yields MTAKCPRCDRTVRKKGLNASGSQRYTCPHDDCEMKSFTVEAKPITGRPRGSVGKCPKCGSNWTKKSGKVGTSYALCNNCGNSFKLSLNYMKSG from the coding sequence ATGACTGCAAAATGCCCACGTTGCGATCGCACTGTCCGAAAGAAAGGACTCAACGCCAGTGGTTCACAGCGCTATACTTGCCCTCACGATGATTGTGAGATGAAATCCTTCACGGTTGAGGCTAAACCCATCACGGGACGCCCCAGAGGTTCAGTCGGCAAGTGCCCCAAATGTGGAAGCAACTGGACAAAAAAATCAGGCAAAGTGGGCACTTCGTATGCACTCTGTAACAACTGCGGCAACAGTTTCAAACTTTCACTCAATTATATGAAATCCGGTTAG
- a CDS encoding HNH endonuclease: MSQRCPKWDLNSVTILKPDGSYTSGCQLLNDAHLAPCPCCGKTMHRTKYLTKRERLTIPRADRATIDHVLPKSKYPHLAFTYSNLRAICQGCNSKRGNNTFHESEQLLTQMKKRLAAARAIFSQT, from the coding sequence GTGAGCCAGCGCTGTCCGAAGTGGGATCTTAATTCCGTCACAATCCTGAAGCCAGACGGTAGCTATACCTCGGGATGCCAGTTGCTAAATGATGCTCATCTAGCCCCATGCCCTTGCTGCGGTAAGACGATGCATCGAACCAAGTATCTGACCAAGCGGGAACGATTGACCATTCCTAGGGCAGATAGAGCCACGATTGATCACGTCCTGCCTAAGAGTAAGTATCCTCATCTAGCTTTCACCTACTCCAATCTCAGAGCTATCTGCCAAGGTTGTAACAGCAAACGAGGGAATAATACCTTCCATGAATCAGAGCAGTTGCTCACTCAGATGAAGAAACGACTGGCGGCAGCAAGGGCAATTTTTTCTCAGACTTGA
- a CDS encoding class I SAM-dependent methyltransferase, protein MTLYDAIGQNYARTRKRDPRIVEKLFEVLRCPLGSTIVDIGAGTGSYSQALAEKGHYVLAVEPAAMMRNQAIANPNIQWIDAFAENLPLADQSADAAIVMLAFHHFQDHRQALKEICRVIGDGQLILFTYDPDAIANFWLTEYFPSLIPDVQATFLTIPALVSDIESITGQAVSVHPFPLPRDLSDSFAAVGWSRPELYLEVDIRNGISSFAKMAVEERQRGMASLKADLESGAWDRRYGALRRQKQLDVGYRFIWT, encoded by the coding sequence ATGACACTTTACGACGCCATTGGTCAAAACTACGCCCGAACGAGAAAACGTGATCCTCGGATTGTAGAAAAACTATTTGAGGTTTTGAGATGTCCCCTAGGTTCCACCATTGTTGATATTGGTGCAGGTACTGGCTCCTATTCACAGGCTCTGGCAGAGAAAGGGCACTATGTTCTTGCTGTAGAGCCTGCAGCCATGATGAGGAACCAAGCGATCGCAAATCCTAATATTCAATGGATAGATGCGTTTGCTGAGAATCTGCCCCTCGCGGATCAATCAGCCGATGCAGCAATTGTCATGCTGGCGTTCCATCACTTTCAAGACCATCGACAAGCACTGAAGGAAATTTGCCGTGTGATCGGGGACGGTCAACTGATCTTGTTTACCTATGATCCGGATGCGATCGCAAATTTCTGGCTAACGGAATACTTTCCGTCTCTGATTCCAGATGTTCAGGCTACGTTTCTGACCATTCCAGCTTTGGTGTCTGATATTGAGTCGATTACAGGTCAAGCTGTTTCCGTGCATCCTTTTCCCTTGCCCCGTGACCTGTCAGATTCCTTTGCCGCCGTTGGATGGTCACGGCCAGAACTTTATCTAGAGGTTGACATTCGAAATGGAATTTCATCATTTGCGAAAATGGCTGTGGAAGAACGTCAGCGGGGCATGGCGAGTTTAAAGGCCGATCTTGAAAGCGGAGCGTGGGACCGACGATATGGAGCGTTACGCAGACAAAAGCAGTTGGATGTCGGCTATCGCTTTATATGGACGTGA
- a CDS encoding glutathione S-transferase family protein: protein MYKLYEFPSSGNCYKLRLAMSQLNVDYERIPIDVTRGESRTEAFLRINPNGRVPVLQVSEGVSLPESNAALWYLACDTPLCPTSKLEQAQVLQWMFFEQYSHEPFIATSRYWISILKAADAYREQLEEKRPKGYAALDVMEQHLAHNSFFVGDAYSIADIALYGYTHVAHEGGFDLQAYPAIRGWLERILRSQNYIPISH, encoded by the coding sequence ATGTATAAGCTTTACGAATTTCCGTCATCTGGGAACTGCTACAAATTGCGGCTTGCAATGTCACAGTTGAATGTTGATTATGAGCGCATCCCGATAGACGTTACTCGGGGCGAATCTCGTACAGAAGCATTCCTGCGCATCAATCCGAATGGTCGAGTTCCTGTACTACAGGTATCAGAGGGTGTTTCCCTTCCCGAATCTAACGCGGCTCTGTGGTACCTCGCTTGTGATACGCCACTTTGTCCTACGTCAAAACTAGAACAGGCGCAAGTGCTGCAGTGGATGTTTTTTGAACAATACAGTCACGAGCCATTTATCGCGACATCACGCTATTGGATCTCCATTCTCAAAGCTGCTGATGCTTATAGAGAACAACTTGAAGAGAAGCGTCCTAAGGGTTATGCCGCCTTAGATGTGATGGAGCAACATCTGGCACACAACTCATTTTTTGTTGGTGACGCATACTCAATTGCTGATATTGCTCTCTATGGTTATACACATGTCGCTCACGAGGGCGGCTTTGATCTGCAGGCATATCCCGCTATACGAGGATGGCTTGAGCGGATTTTGCGATCGCAAAACTACATCCCCATCAGTCACTAA